A single window of Balaenoptera ricei isolate mBalRic1 chromosome 15, mBalRic1.hap2, whole genome shotgun sequence DNA harbors:
- the LOC132349121 gene encoding LOW QUALITY PROTEIN: mismatch repair endonuclease PMS2-like (The sequence of the model RefSeq protein was modified relative to this genomic sequence to represent the inferred CDS: inserted 1 base in 1 codon) — MERADGPSSELAKAIKPIDRKSVHQICSGQVVLSLSTAVKELVENSVDASATNIELRLKDYGVELIEVSDNGCGVEEENFEGLXDVTISTCHTSAKVGTRLVFDHNGKILQKTPYPRPRGTTVSVQQLFYTLPVRHKEFQRNIKKEFSKMVQVLHAYCIISAGVRLSCTNQIGQGKRQPVVCTSGGSSMKENIGSVFGQKQLQSLIPFVQLPPSDTVCEEYGLSSSQALHNLFCISGFISHCAHGVGRSSTDRQFFFINRRPCDPAKVSRLVNEIYHMYNRHQYPFVVLNISVDMECVDINVTPDKRQILLQEEKLLLAVLKTSLIGMFDNDVNKLNVSQQPLFDVEGHLIKRHSAEVEKPVPEKQDDPALLRTRGEEKRAVTISRLREAFSLRHTVENKSRGPKATDPRRISPRQKSSTPFPSASGPLCSRKHISEPREEGMTSTQGPCDPMGRVDTEEGWGHSSASAGSEEGSSAPKTGSHPSSDHVASSPKDGFSQENVESLEKLPETDHRPSGTNCHLDHEESGSRPRVLLQPTHLSSPNAKRFKKEGVPLNPDVPPESVKTQNASTYEVDVAVEINKKIVPLDFSMSSLAKRIKQLCQQEQQREGGQNYRKFRAKICPGENQAAEDELSKEISKTMFAEMEIIGQFNLGFIITKLNADIFIVDQHATDEKYNFEMLQQHTVLQGQRLIAPQTLNLTAVNEAVLIENLEIFRKNGFDFVIDEDAPVTERAKLISLPTSKSWTFGPQDIDELIFMLSDSPGVMCRPSRVRQMFASRACRKSVMIGTALNTSEMKKLITHMGEMDHPWNCPHGRPTMRHIANLDIISQN; from the exons ATGGAGCGAGCCGACGGGCCGAGTTCAGAACTTGCTAAGGCCATCAAACCTATCGATCGGAAGTCAGTCCATCAGATTTGTTCTGGGCAAGTGGTTCTTAGTCTAAGCACTGCTGTGAAGGAGTTGGTAGAAAACAGTGTGGATGCCAGTGCCACTAACATTGAGCTCAGGCTTAAAGACTATGGCGTGGAGCTCATTGAAGTTTCAGACAATGGATGTGGGGTAGAAGAGGAAAACTTTGAAGGCT ATGATGTAACTATTTCTACCTGCCACACATCTGCGAAGGTTGGGACTCGACTGGTGTTTGATCACAATggaaaaatcctccagaaaaccCCGTACCCACGACCCAGAGGGACGACAGTCAGCGTGCAGCAGTTATTTTATACGCTACCTGTGCGCCATAAGGAGTTTCAAAGGAATATTAAAAAGGAGTTCTCCAAAATGGTCCAGGTCTTACACGCCTACTGTATCATTTCAGCGGGCGTCCGTTTAAGTTGCACCAATCAGATTGGACAGGGTAAGAGGCAGCCTGTGGTGTGCACCAGTGGAGGCTCCAGCATGAAGGAAAATATCGGATCTGTATTTGGGCAGAAACAGTTGCAAAGCCTCATCCCTTTCGTGCAGCTGCCCCCTAGTGACACTGTGTGTGAAGAATACGGGCTGAGCTCTTCCCAGGCTCTGCATAACCTGTTTTGTATCTCAGGTTTTATTTCTCACTGTGCTCACGGCGTGGGAAGAAGTTCAACGGACAGACAGTTTTTCTTTATCAATCGGCGGCCTTGTGACCCAGCAAAGGTTTCCAGACTTGTGAATGAGATCTATCACATGTATAACCGGCATCAGTATCCATTTGTTGTTCTTAACATTTCTGTTGATATGGAATGTGTCGACATCAACGTTACTCCAGATAAGAGGCAAATTTTACTACAGGAGGAGAAGCTTTTGTTGGCAGTTTTAAAGACGTCTTTGATAGGAATGTTCGATAATGACGTTAACAAACTCAACGTCAGTCAGCAGCCGCTGTTTGATGTCGAAGGTCACTTAATAAAAAGGCATTCAGCAGAGGTGGAGAAGCCCGTGCCAGAAAAGCAGGATGATCCCGCCCTGTTAAGGACTCGCGGGGAAGAGAAAAGGGCAGTGACCATTTCCAGACTGAGAGAGGCCTTTTCCCTTCGTCACACAGTGGAGAACAAGTCTCGGGGCCCGAAGGCCACTGACCCAAGACGGATTTCTCCACGACAGAAAAGCAGCACCCCATTTCCTAGCGCTTCAGGGCCCCTCTGCTCCCGGAAGCACATCTCTGAACCTCGGGAGGAAGGGATGACTTCCACTCAGGGGCCCTGTGACCCGATGGGCAGAGTGGACAcggaggagggctgggggcacAGCAGTGCATCTGCTGGCTCTGAGGAGGGGTCCAGCGCCCCAAAAACGGGCAGCCACCCCAGCAGTGACCATGTGGCAAGCTCCCCCAAAGATGGGTTTTCGCAAGAAAATGTGGAGTCTTTGGAGAAGTTACCTGAAACTGACCATCGTCCTTCGGGCACGAATTGCCACTTAGACCACGAAGAAAGCGGCTCCCGACCTAGAGTTTTGCTGCAGCCTACTCACCTCTCATCCCCAAATGCAAAACGTTTTAAAAAAGAAGGGGTTCCTTTAAATCCCGATGTCCCTCCAGAGTCCGTGAAAACTCAGAACGCTTCAACGTATGAGGTGGATGTAGCTGTTGAAATTAACAAGAAAATAGTGCCCCTTGACTTTTCTATGAGTTCTTTAGCCAAACGAATAAAGCAGTTATGTCAGCAAGAACAGCAACGAGAAGGTGGACAAAATTATAGGAAGTTTCGGGCAAAGATTTGCCCTGGAGAAAATCAAGCAGCAGAAGATGAACTAAGTAAAGAGATAAGCAAAACGATgtttgcagaaatggaaatcaTTGGTCAGTTTAACTTGGGATTTATCATCACCAAACTGAATGCGGATATCTTCATAGTGGACCAGCATGCCACGGATGAGAAATACAACTTCGAGATGCTTCAACAGCACACTGTTCTCCAGGGTCAAAGGCTTATAGCACCTCAGACTCTCAACTTAACGGCTGTCAATGAAGCAGTTCTAATAGAAAATCTGGAAATATTCAGAAAGAATGGCTTTGACTTTGTTATCGATGAAGACGCGCCGGTCACTGAAAGAGCTAAATTGATTTCCTTGCCAACTAGTAAAAGCTGGACCTTTGGACCCCAGGACATAGATGAACTGATCTTCATGCTGAGCGACAGCCCCGGTGTCATGTGCCGGCCTTCCCGGGTCAGGCAGATGTTTGCCTCCAGGGCCTGTCGGAAGTCTGTGATGATTGGAACTGCTCTTAACACAAGTGAGATGAAGAAACTCATCACTCACATGGGGGAGATGGACCATCCCTGGAACTGTCCCCACGGAAGGCCCACCATGAGACACATTGCCAATCTGGACATCATTTCTCAAAACTGA